A stretch of the Desulfitobacterium chlororespirans DSM 11544 genome encodes the following:
- a CDS encoding alpha/beta fold hydrolase, with protein MVVAINKRMITVQGVNIQCFDAGNGAATIVLLHGAGVDSAMMSWAEVMRLLGESYRVIAPDLPGYGGSDSIDGKYTLEFYTETVKGIIEAFQCPPVVLVGLSLGGGISLNMALNYPGLIRLLIPVDAWGVFPKLPYHRLTHWYTRSKLNDNLYQWTGKYPAIVRWSLAYNLFGDKSKVTEALVEEVRNAMLEPEAGKPFISFQRSEITRTGLNTDLYSRLGEIALPTLLIHGSKDKAVPLKDALVASKLIPNCQLHIMEGCRHWPQKERPEEFARVVRDFIAGQNL; from the coding sequence ATGGTTGTTGCTATTAATAAGAGGATGATCACTGTGCAGGGTGTAAACATACAATGCTTTGATGCTGGAAATGGCGCGGCAACGATTGTCCTGTTACATGGTGCCGGAGTGGATTCAGCCATGATGTCCTGGGCTGAGGTTATGAGGCTCCTGGGAGAAAGCTATCGAGTGATTGCTCCCGATTTGCCCGGTTATGGCGGCAGCGATTCCATTGACGGTAAATACACCCTTGAGTTCTACACTGAAACAGTGAAAGGAATTATCGAAGCATTTCAATGCCCGCCGGTGGTGCTGGTGGGGCTTTCCCTGGGCGGTGGCATTAGTTTGAATATGGCCCTTAACTATCCCGGGCTGATCCGCTTATTGATACCTGTCGACGCCTGGGGGGTGTTTCCCAAGCTTCCCTATCACCGTTTAACCCATTGGTACACCCGCTCCAAATTAAACGACAATTTATACCAATGGACCGGCAAGTACCCCGCTATTGTTCGTTGGTCCCTGGCCTACAACTTATTCGGAGATAAGTCAAAGGTCACCGAAGCTTTGGTGGAAGAGGTCCGGAATGCGATGCTGGAGCCTGAGGCCGGGAAACCTTTCATTTCTTTTCAAAGAAGCGAAATCACCAGGACCGGTTTGAACACGGATTTGTATAGCCGCCTCGGGGAAATAGCCTTGCCAACCCTTCTGATCCATGGCAGCAAGGATAAGGCGGTGCCCCTCAAAGACGCCCTGGTGGCCAGCAAGCTAATTCCCAATTGCCAACTGCATATTATGGAAGGCTGCCGACATTGGCCCCAGAAAGAGCGCCCCGAGGAGTTTGCCAGAGTAGTGAGGGATTTTATTGCCGGACAAAACCTGTGA
- the lgt gene encoding prolipoprotein diacylglyceryl transferase — MTDRFLVQNLFGIEGLNIAWYGAIIAFGIILGVWLASREAERQGLKGDMIFDFLIIVLPLAIIGARAYYVIFEWANYADDPMRIFAIREGGLAIYGGVIGGAIGALIFAKRNGFPFLRLADMVIPSLILGQAIGRWGNFINQEAFGNLVTNPNLQFFPYAVLIDRLGEWHQATFFYESMWNLAVFALLIFFRKRTQFTGQLLATYFMGYGLGRFWIEGLRTDSLYLIPGLRVSQALSLILITVGILMFVFRKRLFKEHLAYEGKYQMDKSPG, encoded by the coding sequence ATGACCGATCGTTTTTTAGTTCAAAATCTCTTTGGTATTGAAGGATTGAACATTGCCTGGTATGGGGCAATTATTGCCTTCGGCATCATCCTGGGAGTATGGCTAGCCAGCCGGGAAGCAGAGCGGCAGGGATTAAAAGGGGATATGATTTTCGATTTTTTAATCATCGTTCTGCCCCTGGCGATTATCGGGGCCAGGGCTTATTATGTCATCTTCGAATGGGCCAACTACGCCGATGATCCCATGCGCATCTTTGCCATCCGCGAAGGCGGATTGGCCATTTACGGCGGTGTGATCGGCGGTGCTATCGGGGCTTTGATCTTTGCCAAAAGAAATGGCTTTCCTTTCCTCAGGTTGGCCGATATGGTCATCCCCAGTTTAATCTTAGGGCAAGCCATTGGCCGTTGGGGGAATTTTATAAACCAGGAGGCTTTCGGCAACCTGGTCACCAATCCAAACCTGCAGTTTTTTCCCTATGCTGTGTTGATCGACCGGTTAGGGGAATGGCACCAAGCCACTTTTTTCTATGAAAGCATGTGGAATCTGGCTGTTTTTGCCCTCCTTATCTTTTTTCGCAAGAGAACTCAATTCACCGGGCAGCTGTTGGCCACCTATTTTATGGGGTATGGGTTGGGCAGGTTTTGGATTGAAGGGCTGCGCACGGACAGTTTATATCTGATTCCGGGGTTGCGGGTATCCCAAGCCTTATCCTTAATCCTGATTACCGTGGGCATCCTGATGTTTGTGTTCCGCAAAAGGCTATTTAAAGAGCATTTGGCCTATGAGGGGAAGTATCAGATGGATAAAAGCCCCGGATAA
- a CDS encoding saccharopine dehydrogenase family protein, with translation MGKALIIGAGGVANVVAHKCCQVPEVFEEICIASRTLKKCEDIRDKLTGSRTKVRVAQVDADHTEEVIQLIKEFQPELVINVALPYQDLTIMDACLATGVHYVDTANYEPPDVPKFEYKWQWAYREKFAQAGLTALLGSGFDPGVTGVFCAYAQKHYFDEIHTIDIVDANGGDHGYPFATNFNPEINIREITAKGRYYKEGEWIETDPLSVKKVYDLEEIGPKNIYLLYHEELESLAQNIKGIKQIRFWMTFSDNYLNHLKVLENVGMTSIEPIEFEGQQIIPLHFLKAVLPDPASLGPRTKGKTNIGCIIQGVKDGQPRTYYVYNICDHQECYAEVGSQAISYTTGVPAMIGAKLIMEGKWQKPGVYNIEEFDPDPFMADLNKYGLPWRENFAPTLLDEE, from the coding sequence ATGGGAAAAGCCTTGATTATTGGGGCCGGCGGTGTGGCCAATGTGGTCGCCCACAAATGCTGTCAAGTTCCTGAGGTGTTTGAGGAAATTTGCATTGCGAGCCGGACGCTGAAAAAATGCGAGGATATACGAGATAAATTAACCGGCAGCCGGACTAAAGTCAGGGTCGCTCAGGTTGATGCCGATCATACAGAAGAAGTCATCCAGCTCATTAAGGAGTTTCAACCGGAGCTGGTGATCAACGTGGCCCTTCCTTATCAGGACCTGACCATTATGGATGCCTGCCTGGCCACCGGCGTTCATTATGTGGACACTGCCAACTATGAACCCCCCGATGTGCCGAAGTTTGAATACAAATGGCAATGGGCCTACCGGGAAAAATTTGCCCAAGCCGGGTTAACGGCTTTATTGGGCAGCGGCTTCGATCCCGGAGTAACCGGTGTTTTCTGCGCCTATGCCCAAAAGCACTATTTTGATGAAATTCATACCATCGATATTGTCGATGCCAATGGCGGGGATCATGGCTATCCTTTCGCCACTAATTTCAACCCGGAGATCAATATTCGGGAAATCACCGCCAAGGGTCGTTACTATAAAGAGGGAGAGTGGATTGAAACCGATCCCCTGTCCGTGAAGAAGGTCTATGATCTTGAGGAGATTGGGCCCAAGAATATCTACCTGCTCTATCATGAAGAGCTGGAATCTTTAGCACAGAATATTAAGGGAATCAAACAGATCCGCTTCTGGATGACCTTCTCTGATAATTATCTCAACCATTTAAAGGTCCTGGAAAATGTGGGCATGACCTCCATCGAGCCTATTGAATTTGAGGGTCAGCAGATCATTCCCCTCCACTTCCTCAAGGCTGTTCTGCCTGATCCGGCCTCCCTGGGACCGCGAACCAAGGGCAAAACCAATATCGGCTGCATTATCCAAGGCGTTAAAGATGGTCAGCCCCGCACCTATTATGTCTACAATATCTGTGATCATCAGGAATGCTATGCTGAAGTGGGTTCTCAGGCTATTTCCTATACCACCGGGGTACCGGCCATGATCGGCGCTAAGTTGATTATGGAAGGAAAATGGCAAAAACCCGGTGTCTATAATATTGAAGAATTTGATCCCGATCCCTTTATGGCAGACCTGAATAAGTACGGATTGCCTTGGCGGGAGAATTTCGCCCCCACATTATTAGACGAGGAATAA